The genomic stretch CTGACGGGGACCTTCGCGGACGTGCTGCCTGAGTATCCGCTGGGCGCGGGCCTGGGCCGCTACGGCATGACGAATGCCTACTTCGGCGACAACAGCGACCGCGAGCGCCCGCCGTTGTGGGCGGAAATCCAGTGGACCGCCTGGGTCTACGACGGCGGCATCCTGGGCGTGCTGTTCTACCCGCTGGGCGTGCTGATGTCGTTGCTGTGGGCCTTCCAGGTTGCTCGCAGCCGTGACGGTCCGCAGGACGAGTTCTGGCTGTGGGGCAGCGTCCTCTTCGCGTACAACCTGGGCGCCTTCTCGCTCACCTTCAGCTATCCGTTCTTCATGAGCCAGACGGGCATGGAGTTCTGGTTGCTCAACGCGGCGCTCTTCGGCGCCCTGGCCCATGCGAAGAACGTACACGCTCATCGCCGGTGACTTCGTGGACACCGGCGGCATGGACCGGGCCAACCTGGCGCTGGCGCTCTGGCTGGCGAAGCAGGGGCACCCCGTCCGGTTGGTGGCACACCGCGTGGCGGAGGTCCTCCTGCGCCATCCCAATGTGCGCTTCGTGCGAGTGCCCAAGCCCGCCAATGCGTATCTGCTCGGCGAACCGCTGCTGAGCGCGGTGGGCCGGGCCTGGGCACTGCGTACCCGCGCCGAGGGAGGCCGCGTGGTGGCCAATGGTGGCAACTGCCCGGTGGCGTCCGCCAACTGGGTCCACTACGTCCACGGCGCCTATCCCTCCGAGCCCACCGGCGGCGTGCTGCGCCAGCTCAAGGGCCACGTGAGCCACCGGTACTACGTGCGCTCGGAGCGGCAGGCCCTGCGGCGCGCGCGCGTCATCATCGCCAACTCGGAGCGCACGCGGGATGATGTGGTGGCCGCCACGGGCGTTTCGGCGTCCCGGGTGCGCGTCATCTACCTCGGTGGTGATGCGGAGCGCTTTCGCCCGGTAACAGCCGAGGCGCGGCGTGAAGTCCGCGCGTCCCTGGGGTGGCCGGAGTCCCGGCCCGTGGCGCTCTTCGTCGGCGCGTTGGGCGACCGCCGCAAGGGCTTCGACACCCTCTTCCAGGCGTGGGCGCGGCTGTGCGCACGGGCGGATTGGGGCGTGGACCTCAAGGTCGTGGGCTCAGGTGCGCAGCGTGATGCGTGGGAGCGCGAAGCCGCGGACAGAGGACTGGGGCAGCGCATCCAGTTCCTCGGCTTCCGTGACGACGTGGCGCGCTTGCTGTCGGCGGCGGACGTGCTGGTGTCGCCCACGCGGTATGACGCATATGGGCTGAACGTCCATGAGGCGCTGTGTGCCGGGCTGCCTGCGTTGGTGAGCCGCTCGGCGGGCGTGGCGGAGCGCTACCCGGAGGCGCTGTCGGGCCTGCTGCTGGACGCGCCGGGTGACGTGGACGCGTTGGTGCGGCGCCTGGAGGACTGGCGCGAGCACGCGGCGGCCTGGGCGCCTCACGTGGCCGCGCTGTCGGAGACGCTCCGGGCGCAGACGTGGGACACCATGGCCGAGGCCATCGTGGACACGGTGGAGCGCGAGGGCTGAGGCGCCTGCTTCGTCAGGCGCGCCGCTCCAGGACCTCGGTGAAGAAGTCCAGGTGTGCCTTCGCCACCACCGGCCACGAGAAGCGGGTGACGGCGCGTTCTCGTCCCCGTGTGGCCAGTTCTTCTCTGCGCTGGGGACTCTCCAACAGGTTGGCGATCGCCTGCGTCCAGGCGGACACAGACGTCTCCGGCAGCACGATGCCCGCGTCGCCCATGGTGCGCGGGACTTCGCCCGAATCACTGCCGAGCACGGGCACGCCACACGCGAAGCCCTCCGCCAACATGCGGCCGAACTGCTCCCGCCATTGGCGCGTCGTCTGACTGGGGGCGCACAGCATGTCCATGGCGTTGAGCGCGCGTGGCACGCCTGAGTGGGGCACGCCGGTGAGGACTCGCACCGAGTGGGTGTGCCGGGCCGCCCAGTCACGCAACGCACCTTCCATCGGGCCTCCGCCCACGAAGAGCGCGCGCCAAGGGGTGTCGAGCGCGTCGAGCGCATCCATCAGCAGGGACACGCCCTTCTCCGGGACGAAGCGGCCGAGAAACCCCACCACGGGTGGGCCTGATGTCTCCCACCCGAGCTCGCGCCGCAAGGACTCGCCCGCGGCGCTATCCGGTTGGAACAGGTCCGCGTCCACGCCCATGGGAATGGCGCGCGCGGGCCGCTCCGCATAGCCGGGACGGGTGAGGAGGTTGTCCCTCACGGTTTCACCCCAGGCCACCCAGCCGGAAGCGCGCTGGACGACGAAGCGCTCCGCCTGGGCAAAGGGCGGCGGGTAACGCTTGGACAGGTTCTGCGCGGTGCTGAAGACGAGCGGGACGCGACGCGGTGTGAGCAATGCCAGCTCCAGGCCGGCCAGCACATAGGGCTCTTCCCACACGTGCACCAGGTCCGCGCCGCGCGCGAGGTGAGCACGCGCCTCCGGACCGTAGAGGAAGGTGTGGAGCGAGCGACTGAAGTAGGCGCGCACGCCTTCCGTCCTGGCGGGCTCGTCCGCTTCGAGTTGCAGGGCGAGCGGGCTCAGGTCGCCATGGAAGAAGCGTGGCGCCACCGCGGTGACATCCCATTCACCCGCGCCCACGCGAACCATCTCGTTGGCGAGGCGCCGGTTGAGGCCGACGACATAGGAGTGGGAGAGGGTGATGAGCCGGCGTGACTGCTTCAAGGGATGGGGACTCCACGGCTTTCAAATGGGGGACTGCTC from Myxococcus xanthus encodes the following:
- a CDS encoding glycosyltransferase family 4 protein, translating into MRRTYTLIAGDFVDTGGMDRANLALALWLAKQGHPVRLVAHRVAEVLLRHPNVRFVRVPKPANAYLLGEPLLSAVGRAWALRTRAEGGRVVANGGNCPVASANWVHYVHGAYPSEPTGGVLRQLKGHVSHRYYVRSERQALRRARVIIANSERTRDDVVAATGVSASRVRVIYLGGDAERFRPVTAEARREVRASLGWPESRPVALFVGALGDRRKGFDTLFQAWARLCARADWGVDLKVVGSGAQRDAWEREAADRGLGQRIQFLGFRDDVARLLSAADVLVSPTRYDAYGLNVHEALCAGLPALVSRSAGVAERYPEALSGLLLDAPGDVDALVRRLEDWREHAAAWAPHVAALSETLRAQTWDTMAEAIVDTVEREG
- a CDS encoding glycosyltransferase family 4 protein — encoded protein: MKQSRRLITLSHSYVVGLNRRLANEMVRVGAGEWDVTAVAPRFFHGDLSPLALQLEADEPARTEGVRAYFSRSLHTFLYGPEARAHLARGADLVHVWEEPYVLAGLELALLTPRRVPLVFSTAQNLSKRYPPPFAQAERFVVQRASGWVAWGETVRDNLLTRPGYAERPARAIPMGVDADLFQPDSAAGESLRRELGWETSGPPVVGFLGRFVPEKGVSLLMDALDALDTPWRALFVGGGPMEGALRDWAARHTHSVRVLTGVPHSGVPRALNAMDMLCAPSQTTRQWREQFGRMLAEGFACGVPVLGSDSGEVPRTMGDAGIVLPETSVSAWTQAIANLLESPQRREELATRGRERAVTRFSWPVVAKAHLDFFTEVLERRA